A genomic window from Salvelinus namaycush isolate Seneca chromosome 21, SaNama_1.0, whole genome shotgun sequence includes:
- the LOC120066430 gene encoding protein-methionine sulfoxide oxidase mical3a-like isoform X2 gives MGTMGDPGGFTTTGERVNPAHVMFDRFTQASTCKGTLKAFQELCDHLDLKPCEYRIFYHKLKSRLNYWKAKALWVKLDKRAGQKEYKKGRACANSKCLIIGAGPCGLRTAIELGFLGAKVVLLEKRDAFSRNNVLHLWPFSIQDLRGLGAKKFHGKFCAGAIDHISIRQLQLMLLKVALLLGIEIHVNVEFKGLIEPPEDQENERIGWRAEVHPRTHPVNELEFDVIIGADGRRNTLAGFRRKEFRGKLAIAITANFINRNTTAEAKVEEISGVAFIFNQKFFQDLREATGQSFCHRQR, from the exons ATGGGGACCATGGGGGATCCTGGAGGCTTCACCACCACAGGGGAGCGGGTGAACCCTGCCCACGTAATGTTTGACCGCTTCACCCAGGCATCCACCTGTAAGGGCACACTCAAGGCCTTCCAGGAGCTCTGTGACCATCTGGATCTCAAGCCCTGCGAGTACCGGATCTTCTACCACAAGCTCAAGTCCAGGCTCAACTATTGGAAGGCCAAGGCACTCTGGGTTAAGCTAGACAAGCGGGCCGGCCAGAAGGAGTACAAGAAGGGACGAGCATGTGCCAACTCCAAG TGTCTGATCATCGGGGCGGGACCATGTGGCCTGCGGACGGCCATCGAGCTGGGCTTCCTGGGGGCCAAGGTGGTGCTGCTGGAGAAGAGAGATGCTTTCTCTAGGAACAACGTGCTCCACCTGTGGCCCTTCTCCATCCAGGACCTCAGGGGCCTCGGGGCAAAGAAATTCCACGGAAAGTTCTGCGCCGGAGCCATCGACCATATCA GTATCCGCCAGCTCCAACTGATGCTGCTGAAGGTGGCCCTGCTCCTGGGCATCGAGATCCACGTCAACGTGGAGTTCAAGGGTCTCATCGAGCCCCCCGAGGACCAGGAGAACGAGA GGATAGGGTGGAGGGCTGAGGTCCACCCCAGGACACACCCAGTCAACGAGTTGGAGTTTGACGTCATCATTGGGGCAGACGGAAGAAGAAACACGCTGGCAG GGTTCAGGAGGAAGGAGTTCCGAGGCAAGTTGGCCATCGCCATCACGGCCAACTTTATCAACAGGAACACCACGGCCGAGGCCAAGGTGGAGGAGATCAGTGGAGTGGCCTTCATCTTCAACCAGAAGTTCTTCCAGGACCTCCGGGAAGCCACGGGTCAGTCATTTTGCCATAGGCAGAGATAA